One genomic segment of Alphaproteobacteria bacterium includes these proteins:
- a CDS encoding MFS transporter yields MSSTVSTGAPTRLQVSLFIAGLVAIATLSQSFRVLLNTVAPDVMRDLGMSAAVYGVAVSVFFLSLLVAQVPLGIAFDRYGVRGPIAALTVLTVLGAVGQALARTPAEMIAARLVVGLGCSGYFMAGAVLCGVWFAPAQFATMLARVFALGGLGTLLAGTPLAILAEWLGWRGAFGAMAGLAVATGLLFWFTVHDTPPGAPRRRPSTGSFIDMLRGIGRILRLPRMPMLMAMHFSAYASMLAIMGAWSGPYLADVHGMDALARGHVVTAMAIAQIVGVSLYGPLDRVFNTRKGVVIAGVALTLAPFLALVLVPLPATWLAVSLLVALCFFAAYSVQIVAHGRAMYPPDLVGRGVTTLNIAQVGGSMALPLLAGAVISQLAQGGPRSDFVYRMGFGAVAAVLLVSALCYLAVPDRRPRG; encoded by the coding sequence ATGTCGAGCACAGTCAGTACCGGCGCGCCGACGCGCCTGCAGGTGTCCCTGTTCATCGCCGGCCTCGTCGCCATCGCCACGCTCAGCCAGTCCTTCCGCGTGCTGCTCAACACCGTGGCGCCCGACGTCATGCGCGATCTCGGCATGTCGGCGGCGGTCTATGGCGTGGCGGTCAGCGTCTTCTTCCTTTCGCTGCTGGTGGCGCAGGTGCCGCTGGGCATCGCCTTCGACCGCTATGGCGTGCGCGGCCCGATCGCCGCGCTCACGGTGCTCACCGTGCTGGGCGCCGTCGGCCAGGCGCTGGCGCGCACGCCGGCCGAGATGATCGCCGCGCGCCTGGTCGTCGGCCTGGGCTGCTCCGGCTACTTCATGGCCGGCGCCGTGCTGTGCGGCGTGTGGTTCGCGCCGGCGCAGTTCGCCACCATGCTGGCGCGCGTCTTCGCGCTGGGCGGGCTCGGCACGCTGCTCGCCGGCACGCCACTGGCCATCCTCGCCGAGTGGCTGGGCTGGCGCGGCGCCTTCGGCGCCATGGCGGGGCTGGCCGTCGCCACCGGCCTGCTGTTCTGGTTCACCGTGCACGACACGCCGCCCGGCGCGCCGCGACGGCGGCCCTCGACCGGCTCGTTCATCGACATGCTGCGCGGCATCGGCCGCATCCTGCGCCTGCCGCGCATGCCGATGCTGATGGCGATGCACTTCTCCGCCTATGCCTCGATGCTGGCGATCATGGGCGCGTGGAGCGGTCCCTACCTCGCCGACGTGCACGGCATGGACGCGCTGGCGCGCGGTCACGTGGTGACAGCCATGGCGATCGCCCAGATCGTCGGGGTCAGCCTCTACGGTCCGCTCGATCGCGTCTTCAACACGCGCAAGGGCGTGGTGATCGCCGGCGTCGCGCTGACCCTGGCGCCGTTCCTGGCGCTGGTGCTCGTCCCGCTGCCGGCCACGTGGCTGGCCGTGAGCCTGCTGGTCGCGCTGTGCTTCTTCGCCGCCTACTCGGTGCAGATCGTGGCCCATGGCCGCGCGATGTACCCGCCCGACCTCGTCGGCCGCGGCGTCACCACGCTGAACATCGCCCAGGTCGGCGGCAGCATGGCCCTGCCGCTGCTCGCCGGCGCGGTGATCAGCCAGCTCGCCCAGGGCGGACCGCGCAGCGACTTCGTCTATCGCATGGGCTTCGGCGCGGTGGCCGCCGTGCTGCTGGTCTCGGCACTGTGCTACCTCGCCGTGCCCGACCGGCGCCCGCGCGGCTGA
- a CDS encoding orotate phosphoribosyltransferase, with protein sequence MAVKKGKTAARKSPPRKAVSKPATKKAVTKAASRAAGKASKASASAGARDTARLLLEIEAVHCRADKPFIFTSGRASPVYIDCRKIISFPEARAKIMAHAHKLIGDTIGWSKIDVVAGGETAGIPFSAFIAQTAKKPMIYVRKQPKGFGRMAQIEGELKPGQRVLLVEDLATDGGSKVNFIEALRKADAKVTDCFVIFHYGIFAQSIDTLSLMGVKLHALATWWDVLDAAERHKYFDAQGLAETRAFLESPDGWSATHGGAGQRPNQMRPPMGAMAQPPAR encoded by the coding sequence ATGGCCGTGAAGAAAGGCAAGACCGCAGCAAGAAAGTCGCCGCCCAGGAAGGCCGTCAGCAAGCCGGCAACGAAGAAGGCCGTCACGAAGGCCGCGAGCAGGGCTGCGGGCAAGGCGTCGAAAGCCAGCGCATCGGCGGGTGCGCGCGACACGGCGCGGCTGCTGCTGGAGATCGAGGCGGTCCATTGCCGGGCCGACAAGCCCTTCATCTTCACCTCGGGCCGCGCCAGCCCGGTCTACATCGACTGCCGCAAGATCATTTCGTTCCCCGAGGCGCGGGCGAAGATCATGGCGCATGCCCACAAGCTGATCGGCGACACGATCGGCTGGTCGAAGATCGACGTCGTCGCCGGCGGCGAGACGGCGGGCATCCCGTTCTCGGCCTTCATCGCCCAGACGGCGAAGAAGCCGATGATCTACGTGCGCAAGCAGCCCAAGGGCTTCGGCCGCATGGCTCAGATCGAGGGCGAGCTGAAGCCCGGCCAGCGCGTGCTGCTGGTCGAGGATCTCGCCACCGACGGCGGCAGCAAGGTCAATTTCATCGAGGCGCTGCGCAAGGCCGACGCCAAGGTCACCGACTGCTTCGTGATCTTCCACTACGGCATCTTTGCCCAGAGCATCGACACGCTCTCGCTGATGGGCGTGAAGCTGCATGCGCTCGCCACCTGGTGGGATGTGCTCGACGCGGCCGAACGTCACAAGTACTTCGACGCCCAGGGCCTGGCCGAGACCCGCGCCTTCCTCGAATCGCCGGATGGATGGTCGGCCACCCATGGCGGCGCCGGCCAACGGCCCAACCAGATGCGCCCGCCGATGGGCGCCATGGCCCAACCGCCGGCGCGCTGA
- a CDS encoding ester cyclase — MAEPLGAQLVRRFYDEVWNHADEAVAREILAADLSFRGSIGEERAGAEGFIDYMRKIHRAFADYHCRIDHLVADADSAAARMTFGGLHCESLWGEKPTGHTVTWTGAAFFTVKHGQIATIWVLGDTETLRRQLRGTK; from the coding sequence ATGGCGGAACCGCTGGGTGCGCAACTGGTGCGGCGCTTCTACGACGAGGTCTGGAACCACGCCGACGAGGCGGTGGCGCGCGAGATCCTCGCCGCCGACCTGTCGTTCCGCGGCTCGATCGGCGAGGAACGCGCGGGCGCCGAAGGCTTCATCGACTACATGCGCAAGATCCATCGCGCCTTCGCCGACTACCATTGCCGCATCGACCATCTGGTGGCCGACGCCGACAGCGCCGCCGCGCGCATGACCTTCGGCGGGCTGCATTGCGAATCGCTGTGGGGCGAGAAGCCGACCGGCCACACGGTGACCTGGACCGGCGCGGCCTTCTTCACCGTCAAGCACGGACAGATCGCGACGATCTGGGTGCTGGGCGACACCGAAACCCTGCGCCGCCAGCTGAGGGGCACGAAATGA
- a CDS encoding peptide ABC transporter substrate-binding protein, with product MLTRSIALVLALLASLAPFARPAQAKDELVIGLTQYPSTWNPLIGAMLAKSVVQNMTARPFTAYDPDWKLVCLLCTELPTLDNGKARLVDLPEGRKGMEIDFTIRPEARWGDGTPVSVKDVEFTIAFGKHPQSGVASSEGYRRILKVAAHDEKSFTLTIDRVTFDYNSTGLLLLPAHIEKPIFEANPLEYRNRNSYDTNTANPGLYSGPYRIVSAQPGAQVVLERNPTWWGARPFFRRIVVRTIENSAALEANLLSGSVDYILGELGLSIDQAIAFEKRHKDRFVVHYQPALIYEHIDVNLDNPILKDLKVRQALMHGMDRQAISSRLFEGKQPVAHGGLSPLDPMYDKQARHYAYDPAKARALLDEAGWRDIKGGVRHNAKGERLTFELVTTAGNRTREQVQQVLQSQWRQIGIDLRLKAEPPRVFSSESLNKRGFSGLAMYAWVTRPEGVPRTTLHSNEIPTAANNWSGQNHPGYRNPAMDRALDAAEREIDPQKRRAHFAEIQRLYADDLPVLPLYHRADAFIFPRQLKGVRPTGHLNSSTLWVEQWRWE from the coding sequence ATGCTCACCAGATCGATCGCGCTCGTCCTCGCCCTGCTCGCCAGCCTCGCCCCGTTCGCCCGGCCGGCGCAAGCCAAGGACGAGCTGGTGATCGGGCTGACCCAGTATCCCTCGACCTGGAACCCGCTGATCGGCGCCATGCTGGCCAAATCGGTGGTGCAGAACATGACGGCGCGGCCCTTCACGGCCTACGACCCGGACTGGAAGCTGGTCTGTCTGCTGTGCACCGAGCTGCCGACCCTGGACAACGGCAAGGCGCGCCTGGTCGACCTGCCCGAGGGCAGGAAGGGCATGGAGATCGACTTCACCATCCGGCCCGAGGCCAGATGGGGCGACGGCACGCCGGTCAGCGTCAAGGACGTCGAGTTCACCATCGCGTTCGGCAAGCACCCGCAATCCGGCGTCGCCTCCTCGGAAGGCTATCGCCGCATCCTCAAGGTCGCGGCGCACGACGAGAAGTCGTTCACCCTGACGATCGATCGCGTCACCTTCGACTACAACTCGACCGGCCTGCTGCTGCTGCCGGCGCATATCGAGAAGCCGATCTTCGAGGCCAACCCGCTCGAGTACCGCAACCGCAACAGCTACGACACCAACACCGCCAATCCCGGCCTGTACAGCGGCCCCTACCGCATCGTCTCGGCGCAACCGGGGGCGCAGGTCGTGCTGGAGCGCAACCCCACCTGGTGGGGCGCCAGGCCGTTCTTCCGCCGCATCGTCGTGCGCACCATCGAGAACAGCGCCGCGCTGGAAGCCAACCTGCTGTCGGGCAGCGTCGACTACATCCTGGGCGAGCTCGGCCTGTCGATCGACCAGGCGATCGCCTTCGAGAAGCGCCACAAGGACCGCTTCGTCGTCCACTACCAGCCGGCGCTGATCTACGAGCATATCGACGTCAACCTCGACAACCCGATCCTCAAGGATCTCAAGGTGCGCCAGGCGCTGATGCACGGCATGGACCGCCAGGCGATCTCGAGCCGGCTGTTCGAGGGCAAGCAGCCGGTGGCGCATGGCGGCTTGAGCCCGCTCGATCCGATGTACGACAAGCAGGCGCGCCACTACGCCTACGATCCGGCGAAAGCGCGCGCGCTGCTCGACGAGGCGGGCTGGCGCGACATCAAGGGCGGCGTCCGCCACAACGCCAAAGGAGAGCGGCTGACCTTCGAGCTGGTGACCACCGCCGGCAACCGCACGCGCGAGCAGGTGCAGCAGGTGCTGCAGAGCCAGTGGCGCCAGATCGGCATCGATCTGCGGCTGAAGGCCGAGCCGCCGCGCGTCTTCTCCTCGGAGTCGCTCAACAAGCGCGGCTTCAGCGGGCTCGCGATGTACGCCTGGGTGACGCGGCCGGAGGGCGTGCCGCGCACCACGCTGCACTCCAACGAGATCCCGACCGCGGCCAACAACTGGAGCGGCCAGAACCATCCCGGCTACAGGAACCCCGCCATGGACCGCGCGCTCGATGCCGCCGAGCGCGAGATCGATCCGCAGAAGCGCCGCGCCCACTTCGCGGAGATCCAGAGGCTCTACGCCGACGACCTGCCGGTGCTGCCGCTCTACCACCGCGCCGATGCCTTCATCTTCCCGCGGCAGCTCAAGGGCGTCCGCCCGACCGGCCATCTCAATTCCTCGACCCTTTGGGTCGAGCAGTGGCGCTGGGAATAG
- a CDS encoding GNAT family N-acetyltransferase: MSFEPVELTGRYVRLEPLAERHREMLRPAAQNPRIWVLTTSAFGAAFDPYFDNALNRAASGIERPFVVRLLEEDRLVGSTRFMNIEAAHKRVEIGATWYDPTVWAGMVNPECKLLLMRHVFETLRWNRVEYKTDARNQRSRDAILRLGATQEGIFRKHMVLADGHIRDSVYFSIVDDEWPEVRDGLERRLKY, translated from the coding sequence ATGTCCTTCGAGCCCGTCGAGCTGACCGGCCGCTACGTGCGGCTCGAGCCGCTCGCCGAACGCCATCGCGAGATGCTGCGTCCGGCGGCGCAGAACCCGCGCATCTGGGTGCTGACCACCTCGGCCTTCGGCGCCGCCTTCGATCCCTATTTCGACAACGCGCTGAACCGCGCCGCTTCGGGCATCGAGCGACCGTTCGTCGTGCGCCTGCTGGAGGAGGACCGGCTGGTAGGCAGCACGCGCTTCATGAACATCGAGGCGGCGCACAAGCGGGTGGAAATCGGCGCGACCTGGTACGACCCCACCGTCTGGGCCGGCATGGTCAACCCCGAGTGCAAGCTGCTGCTGATGCGGCACGTCTTCGAGACGCTGAGATGGAACCGTGTCGAGTACAAGACCGACGCGCGCAACCAGCGCAGCCGCGACGCCATCCTGCGCCTGGGCGCGACCCAGGAAGGCATCTTCCGCAAGCACATGGTGCTGGCCGACGGCCACATCAGGGATTCGGTCTATTTCAGCATCGTCGACGACGAGTGGCCCGAAGTGAGGGACGGGCTGGAGCGGCGGCTGAAGTATTGA
- a CDS encoding ABC transporter permease, with product MTRYLLGRLLQMLLVLLAMSAIVFGLIGLMPGDPIDLMIQGDPEMTPADAARLRGLYGLDQPIWARYLSWLGEALSGRLGYSRLFTQPVLAVLAPRLLDTLLLMGLALSISVAIAIPAGLWVARRAQSGVDYVVNLLCFAGVSLPSFWLALLMITLFAVVLGWLPAGGVGEGPWQQARHLVMPVIVLSLTQLGHHIRFVRAAAINALRADHVRTARSKGLSEGQVMWRHVLRNAMAPVLTVLALSFGSLFSGAVITETMFARPGMGKTIYDAILGNDFNLALVGLMLATFATLLGNFLADLGYAALDPRVRLREAP from the coding sequence ATGACGCGCTACCTGCTCGGCAGGCTTCTGCAGATGCTGCTGGTCCTGCTCGCCATGAGCGCGATCGTCTTCGGGCTGATCGGGCTCATGCCGGGCGATCCGATCGACCTGATGATCCAGGGCGATCCCGAGATGACGCCGGCCGACGCCGCGCGCCTGCGCGGGCTGTACGGCCTCGACCAGCCGATCTGGGCGCGCTACCTGAGCTGGCTGGGCGAGGCGCTGTCGGGCCGGCTCGGCTATTCGCGCCTGTTCACCCAGCCGGTGCTGGCGGTGCTCGCCCCGCGCCTGCTCGACACGCTGCTGCTGATGGGGCTGGCGCTGTCGATCTCGGTGGCGATCGCGATTCCCGCCGGGCTGTGGGTGGCGCGCCGCGCGCAGAGCGGCGTCGACTACGTCGTCAACCTGCTGTGCTTCGCCGGCGTCTCGCTGCCCAGCTTCTGGCTGGCGCTGCTGATGATCACGCTGTTCGCCGTGGTGCTGGGCTGGCTGCCGGCCGGCGGCGTCGGCGAGGGCCCATGGCAGCAGGCGCGCCATCTGGTGATGCCGGTCATCGTGCTGAGCCTGACCCAGCTCGGCCATCACATCCGCTTCGTGCGCGCCGCCGCGATCAACGCGCTGCGCGCCGACCACGTGCGCACCGCGCGGTCGAAGGGCCTGAGCGAAGGCCAGGTGATGTGGCGCCACGTGCTGCGCAACGCCATGGCGCCGGTGCTGACGGTGCTGGCGCTGTCCTTCGGCAGCCTGTTCTCCGGCGCGGTGATCACCGAGACCATGTTCGCGCGGCCCGGCATGGGCAAGACGATCTACGACGCGATCCTCGGCAACGACTTCAACCTGGCGCTGGTCGGCCTGATGCTGGCGACCTTCGCCACCCTGCTGGGCAACTTCCTCGCCGATCTCGGCTACGCCGCGCTCGATCCGCGCGTGCGCCTGCGCGAGGCCCCATGA
- the sppA gene encoding signal peptide peptidase SppA, whose protein sequence is MRRFIVGLLAIIGFITILGVGGLVLLGSVMGDSRPAISDRTVLKLDWRRLPGEEGAGGGGLFGPRGATLAQTVDALRHAAADQRVIGLVATLSGGGPGIASVQELREAIAFFRAAGKFAIVYTESFDTGPGGLRNWYLASAFEQIWLQPSGDFGVVGIAAQVPFLKDGLDRLGVRFEGGKRLEFKSAPNTFLESGFTTAHRENLQALVDGLFGQVIEDVARSRNLPADELRRLIDTAPLAPSDALSARLVDKLGYRDEVMAEIERRAGRKDALYEFADYLGDSDVRARRGEAIAVVTVDGAIVSTDEGASPLTGGRLAVADRLARAIDEAAGEAEIKAIVVRIDSPGGSYPASDTIRRAIERARQKGKPVVVSFGDVAASGGYFAALPADVIVAQRGTITGSIGVFGLKPVVGDLLDSLGIRVETIHAGANAAMNSPTNGYTPLQQAAVDRVLDRIYADFTRKVGDARRLDATRLDAAARGRVFTGTDAKAAGLVDELGGLTLAIAFAKAKAGIDAARETHVRRYPAPKGRIEQILELLTGRRAEMAARGEMRRVTTEISRRLGDLPLTWQAEAMRLPPLPPLWD, encoded by the coding sequence ATGAGACGGTTCATCGTCGGTCTGCTGGCCATCATCGGCTTCATCACCATCCTCGGCGTCGGCGGCCTCGTGTTGCTGGGCAGCGTCATGGGCGATTCGCGCCCGGCGATCAGCGATCGCACGGTGCTGAAGCTCGACTGGCGCCGGCTGCCGGGCGAGGAAGGCGCCGGCGGCGGCGGGCTCTTCGGCCCGCGCGGCGCGACGCTTGCCCAGACGGTCGACGCGCTGCGCCATGCCGCGGCCGACCAGCGCGTCATCGGCCTGGTCGCCACATTGAGCGGCGGCGGCCCGGGCATCGCCTCGGTGCAGGAGCTGCGCGAGGCGATCGCCTTCTTCCGCGCCGCCGGCAAGTTCGCGATCGTCTACACCGAGAGCTTCGATACCGGCCCGGGCGGCCTGCGCAACTGGTACCTCGCCAGCGCCTTCGAGCAGATCTGGCTGCAGCCCTCCGGCGATTTCGGCGTCGTCGGCATCGCCGCCCAGGTGCCGTTCCTCAAGGACGGCCTCGACAGGCTCGGCGTGCGCTTCGAGGGCGGCAAGCGGCTGGAGTTCAAGTCGGCGCCCAACACCTTCCTCGAATCGGGCTTCACCACGGCGCACCGCGAGAACCTGCAGGCGCTGGTCGACGGCCTGTTCGGCCAGGTGATCGAGGACGTCGCGCGCAGCCGCAACCTGCCGGCCGATGAACTGCGCCGCCTGATCGACACCGCGCCACTGGCGCCGTCCGACGCGCTGTCGGCCAGGCTGGTCGACAAGCTCGGCTATCGCGACGAGGTGATGGCCGAAATCGAGCGCCGCGCCGGCCGCAAGGACGCGCTCTACGAGTTCGCCGACTATCTCGGGGATTCCGACGTGCGGGCGCGCCGCGGCGAGGCGATCGCCGTGGTGACGGTCGACGGCGCCATCGTGTCGACCGACGAAGGCGCCTCGCCGCTGACCGGCGGCCGGCTCGCCGTCGCCGACAGGCTGGCGCGCGCGATCGACGAGGCGGCCGGCGAGGCCGAGATCAAGGCCATCGTCGTGCGCATCGATTCGCCCGGCGGCTCCTACCCGGCGTCCGACACCATCCGCCGCGCCATCGAACGGGCCAGGCAGAAGGGCAAGCCGGTGGTCGTCTCCTTCGGCGACGTTGCCGCTTCGGGCGGCTATTTCGCCGCCCTGCCCGCCGACGTCATCGTCGCCCAGCGTGGCACCATCACCGGCTCGATCGGCGTCTTCGGGCTGAAGCCGGTGGTCGGCGACCTGCTCGATTCGCTGGGCATCAGAGTCGAGACCATCCATGCCGGCGCCAACGCGGCGATGAACTCGCCGACCAACGGCTACACGCCACTGCAGCAGGCCGCCGTCGACCGCGTGCTCGATCGCATCTATGCCGATTTCACCCGCAAGGTCGGCGACGCGCGCCGGCTCGACGCCACGCGGCTGGACGCCGCCGCGCGCGGCCGCGTCTTCACCGGTACCGACGCCAAGGCGGCGGGACTGGTCGACGAGCTGGGCGGCCTGACGCTCGCCATCGCCTTCGCCAAGGCCAAGGCCGGCATCGACGCGGCGCGCGAGACCCATGTGCGGCGCTACCCCGCTCCCAAGGGTCGCATCGAGCAGATCCTGGAGCTGCTCACCGGGCGGCGCGCCGAGATGGCCGCCCGCGGCGAGATGCGGCGCGTGACGACGGAGATCAGCCGCCGGCTGGGCGACCTGCCGCTGACATGGCAGGCCGAAGCCATGCGCCTGCCCCCGCTGCCACCGCTGTGGGATTGA
- a CDS encoding TlyA family RNA methyltransferase — MAGQRRRLDRALVTRGLVRSRAEAHRAIEAGLVTVAGRAAGKASEMVGDDEAIVLVAGVHPYVSRGGLKLAHALDHFGIAAAGRLALDVGASTGGFTDVLLRRGARKIYAVDVGHGQLDASLRDDPRVVSLERLNVREIDATHVPEPVGLIVCDVSFIGLRVALPAALALAAPGADLVALIKPQFEVGPSRVGKGGIVRDAVLHEEACSTIRDWLGARPGWSVRGIVDSPIEGGDGNREFLIAAWRR; from the coding sequence ATGGCAGGGCAGCGCCGACGACTCGACCGCGCGCTCGTCACGCGCGGGCTGGTGCGCTCGCGCGCCGAGGCACATCGCGCCATCGAGGCCGGACTGGTCACGGTCGCCGGCCGGGCCGCGGGCAAGGCGAGCGAGATGGTCGGCGACGACGAGGCGATCGTCCTCGTGGCTGGCGTCCATCCCTATGTCTCGCGCGGCGGTCTCAAGCTCGCGCATGCGCTCGACCATTTCGGCATCGCGGCGGCGGGACGGCTGGCGCTGGATGTCGGCGCCTCCACCGGGGGCTTCACCGACGTGCTGCTGCGCCGTGGCGCGCGCAAGATCTACGCCGTCGATGTCGGCCATGGTCAGCTCGACGCGAGCCTGCGGGACGATCCACGCGTGGTGTCGCTGGAACGGCTCAACGTGCGCGAGATCGATGCGACGCATGTGCCGGAGCCGGTCGGGCTGATCGTCTGCGATGTCAGCTTCATCGGCCTGCGCGTGGCGCTGCCGGCGGCGCTGGCGCTCGCCGCGCCAGGCGCCGATCTGGTGGCGCTGATCAAGCCGCAATTCGAGGTCGGGCCATCGCGCGTCGGCAAGGGCGGCATCGTGCGCGACGCCGTGCTGCATGAGGAGGCATGCTCGACTATCCGCGACTGGCTGGGTGCCCGGCCGGGCTGGTCGGTGCGCGGCATCGTCGACAGCCCGATCGAGGGCGGTGACGGCAACCGCGAGTTCCTGATCGCCGCGTGGCGCCGTTAG
- a CDS encoding SDR family oxidoreductase: MATNLLAGDAALVTGAAGGIGRGIARALMADGARVLGSDINPPPAEDGIEFVAADLARRDGWRLLHDEAVKRLGSISLFVHAASPRRREADHAMALTEEVWDSMVEVNLRSGFFLGRAVAAHMRERGIKGRILYITSLHRYVPRNLAHYSASKAGMTMVMKELARTLARDGIRVNAIAPGAIPGGGFVSDDLGALVSQIPLGRAGTPDDIAQMAVAVLSERFGRYVAGTTIDVDGGISLISWMPPA; encoded by the coding sequence ATGGCGACCAACCTGCTGGCCGGCGATGCCGCGCTGGTCACCGGCGCCGCCGGCGGCATCGGCCGCGGCATCGCCAGGGCGTTGATGGCCGATGGCGCGCGCGTGCTGGGCAGCGACATCAATCCGCCGCCGGCCGAGGACGGCATCGAGTTCGTCGCCGCCGATCTTGCCAGGCGCGACGGCTGGCGCTTGCTGCACGACGAGGCGGTGAAGCGGCTGGGCTCGATCTCGCTCTTCGTCCACGCCGCCAGCCCGCGGCGGCGCGAGGCCGACCATGCCATGGCGCTGACCGAGGAGGTCTGGGACTCGATGGTCGAGGTCAATCTGCGCAGCGGCTTCTTCCTCGGCCGCGCCGTCGCCGCCCACATGCGCGAGCGCGGGATCAAGGGCCGCATCCTCTACATCACCTCGCTGCACCGCTACGTGCCGCGCAATCTCGCCCACTACAGCGCCTCGAAGGCCGGCATGACCATGGTGATGAAGGAGCTGGCCCGCACGCTGGCGCGCGACGGCATCCGGGTGAACGCCATCGCGCCGGGCGCGATCCCCGGCGGCGGCTTCGTCTCCGACGATCTCGGCGCGCTGGTCTCGCAGATCCCGCTGGGCCGCGCCGGCACGCCCGACGACATCGCGCAGATGGCCGTGGCGGTGCTGTCGGAACGCTTCGGCCGCTACGTCGCCGGCACGACGATCGATGTCGATGGCGGCATCAGCCTGATCAGCTGGATGCCGCCGGCCTGA